Part of the Falco cherrug isolate bFalChe1 chromosome 1, bFalChe1.pri, whole genome shotgun sequence genome, TTATCTGGGACTGCCAGAGCATCACTGCCAGAGCCTGCGTCTGCAAAGTGCTCCTTGGAACCTCTGCCGTGCCTAAGGAAAGACGCAGGCTGCCGATCTCTGTAGtagcttttccctttgcttttcccaCACTTTCTTGAGGAAATCCTTGCTTCCTGAGATGACACTGAAGACTGTGACTCCTTAAGCTTTGGAACCCTTCTTCGGCGGTGATTTAAAGTAGGATTCTCAGGGTCAGATACctcttgcttctttttccccattgtcCCCAAGGTGACAAGTTCGACAGCATTATTCTTTGAGAACCAGTCCTGGTTACTGCACGATCTActgttccttctccctctcctggcCATTCTGGCCTTTTCTCTTGCTCTCCTCCTAGCCTGAGCCCACTGACTCTCATCCGAAGATGATGATGAATCAGATGCCTTCCAGCTGGATCTCGCAGGCTCAGGATGCAATTTGcattctttcccctttccttgcttttctgtatgCTCACCATTGTCTCCAGTCTCTCTTTTCCGCCTAAACCTTCGTTTTACTTGTTTCTTACCAGACTCCCTATTAGAAGGGGTCAGCACCATGACAGGGGTTGCATGTTCAAGCTCATCTTCTGACAAGTCATGCAAAGTAGTAGATCTAGACAAAGCAGTAAGCAAAGGAAAGGGATGGAAATGGTAAAGGTGGATGGGAAGAGAgaaatcaccaaaaaaaagaatgaaaatgagaacATGAATTCTAATAGAAAAACATGAGACcgaaaagcaaaaccagaatgaaaacaaagatcAAAAGACAACTAAAGTCTATGTAAATTATGAATAGCGTTAAGCGGAAGCAAGAGCTAcatattatttaataaaaacaactaTCAAGCGTCAGCCAGATTAGAGTGTATTTTTCTCAGCACATACCTACAAATGTCCTGAGTGGAAGGGCAGACAGACAACCGTGACTGACTCCTGGGAGCTGTTCCTGTTGTAGGACTGCTTGCCTGTTGAAATAAGTTAGACAGTTTGGAATCTTTGTCCATGAAATACATCGCAGATATTTTACTGCTTTGCCACATGACTACAAAATTAAAGTAACTGTCACTGCTGTTCATAGCACACTGCTGAACACATACAAGCTCACAGAATACAGGAAGCCTGACAAAAAGTGAAACCTATTTGTGGAACTAAATATGACCAAAGTGTTTCAGCTCTCGTTTGCTCATGGCTACTTTTTGTCACTGTTTGAGGAAGCCACTTTCAACATTCGAGTtgtcattttggttttgatctACTGTAAATGTCTGATGGGAAAAGgatgttgtttttatttcatgcaatCAAACCACCATGGCGATGCCTTTCAAAACGGAGTGAGGTGCCTTTACGTTACACTGAGTGATGAAGAGCACAAAGCTAACTTGAGTGGACTgacagaacagcaagaaaattaaagtatgttttaaaaggttttcaaGGCAATCAGATCTTCTAGAGTGCTGAAAAAGAACTGATGAGCCTGAGAAGACCAAAGCACAGGCTGCATCGCCACAGAGCTAATCGCATTCTCGAACAGCAAGAGAGATTTAAAACACCTGCAGTATGTGACATTTTGCTCATAAAGTTGTTGATACAAATTGTAGACTCAGTTGCTCAATACTTCcactgaaaacattattttgatgGTGTTAACAGCAACCCATTTCAACGTGCCTCACAGTCTAGTGGCAGCACAGCTGTACAGAATCCAAACTTAAACCCAAGGCTTTGTGATTCTTCAGGATTACTCATGAGGTACAGTACTGTGGGGAGAGGGTCCAATAGAAATCATTCTTAAGGCTATGACCTTCCTTAAGCTGATAAGGGCATTAGCTTTTAGTATGCACCTCTATCCCATTGTGAGCACCATGACCAAATAGAGACAAAATACTACCAGCCTAAGAGTTCCACAACATCACCCACCAGATGCAGGGGAAGAATGCAAGGGTACAAAGTACAAACAACACAAAGGTGTAAAGGCTGTCATCCCAAGCGTTTGTACTAGCAAATCGAACTCAGTCACACATAGAGTccataattaaaattatttctagctCACCTTTCACAGACATTTCTGTGGTGTCAGTTTGAAAATTTATAATACAAGcaaacatacataaatacagCAAGTACCTGCTGACAATTCACTTTCATCCAAGGCTTTTAATATCCATTATATTTCATgcatagattttttttggaATCATCAGTCATCACTACgtgcatttttgcttttaatgggATAACAGCTGAGACTCAGGAATGGTActtttgcatgaaaataatcTTCTAGCTTTGGAATTCAAGTAACCTTTTTTACCTCTTGATTAATATTGCAACACCAAAAACATTAATAATTCTTTACTACCAGTTCCATGAAATGGAACTCAGAGGTATGAAAACTAAGCCAACATGGGAAATTAAACTGATAAGGCATTTGGGCACAATCCTTATGTTCAAATGTCTTTTCAATGTCTTGGGTgccccaggcagaggaggaacatTAGTGTGTCTACATGCAGCGAAATTTCTCCATTTCAACTACATGTATTAGAAACAGATGGTGTATGTATGGTCAGGCACATATTTCCACTTGCGTCTCTATGATTAGTTTGACGTGATCAGGCATACCATAAGGTATGTAAGGACGGAAGATGTAGAAATCAGCACCAGAGCCATGCTGttgggctgcaggctgctgctgtgtgaagcAACGTCCCTCCAGACTAAACCCCAGGTGAAGGACTGCTGAAGAAATCCAGCCCTAGGGTGAAGCGTGGACTCCTGCACTCAGGCCTCATGACTGAATTCAtgcctcacggcccatttctttctcccctcGCACTGTTACCATTGCTTCTTTCAGGACCTCAGGGGTTCGCCTTGCTCTTACGTGGTGGTCAGGTCATCCTCACGCTTAATGCGAGCCCCATATCACCTTGCCACAAGCATTGCCCTTGGAAGGGATCAGGACTGCAGCTAAGCTGGCCCAGGAACTGCACAGCAAGTCTGCACAAGTTCAAGAAACTTTCAGCAGCTATCACAGCAGGAAGTCAGCTAGACCGCTCTTAAGAGGGCTGGAATCAagccaaaaattaaaataaattccttgaaaagcttttacaCTTATTATTTGGGACTGGAGACCAGTGgaaatctaattattttaagataACAATTACATCACCACTTTTATTGCTTAAATCTTACATTTTACTCTCAGCTGTAAAGAGGTCTGGACTGTTTCAGCCCTGCTCAGTCAAATTTACTTTCTAGTTCCCCTGCACTGGCATAATGATGTTAAGTTTAGTTGCACATAACTTGGAGAAAGgtttatttccttctaaaataaTGTATATCAAATTCTTTTAATAAGAACGAatgctttttgcttgtttgtgtaATCTCTATTGGAGCAAACCTGACATCTGGTCAGGCAAAAAGCCTGTGCGCTACTGATGtcttcaaaaacaaagcaagaaaactaCAACATGCCAAGTTACATACAAGATAATTCAGATTATTTGCAAGCAAGTTTCATTCAATGGGTTTctacaatttttaaatacaattttttatttttatctatttaaaataGCTTCTAATGGTAaaaatcatagaaccatagaataccaggttggaaaggacctggacctcaaggatcatctggtccaacctttcttggGAAAACACAGTCTAGACAAGACGGCCCAACACGCTGTCCAGTTGAATCTTAAGTATTCAATGCTGGGGAAACGAAAACGAACAGATGGAGTGATTTCTAAACCCAAGAAAGTTAGTGTTTCTGACATTCACTATCTGATGTTTAGTTACGGAGCACACAGGTACTAGAGGGCCTTATTTTCTGAGTAATTCCTGTCTCGCCTCTGTATATTAAATGGGAGTGCAAGGATCTGTTAACGTCAGGTCTGTCCCTGTTACCAGGTCATAATTAATATAATCGTTCCCAGCCAGTcgagctgtttttaaaaacttgtacATTCCAACCCAGCTGGAAGCCTATTCCAGACCTTTACCCCAAAACCCCTTTGCTTTGCCACCCTACCGATGTCCTGACAGCACAAACTgcatctgctttctgctgcaaacactggCTCTGGGCTTAACTGTTTCAGTAATGTTCCCTCTCAGCCATCTCCTCTACAAGTTATACATCCCaaactcaattaaaaaaaaaataaaaaatattcttttaagtCCAGCCTCACAGTGAAGATACCTAAAGCAGCATTTAGTCAGCTGGTGTATTTATGGAGCACAGCATACAGCCGTAGGGAAGGTCCAGTTCGATCCCTAGAAGGGATGCAGTTGCATACGTACAGCATTTCACTCCCCTGAAGGGCAGAGCAGGCTGATGAACAACCTGAGTGCTGCCCTGCACAAGTTCCACGTTCCTTCAGTCCGCGCTGCCCTGGAGTCTGCCGGACTGTGCTGCCACAAACCACGGTGCTGAACGAGTCCATCATTCCGGCTCACAATACAGGCTTTCTGCTATTTTAAATCAACTTTACTGCTACTTTCAGtgacaaaatgcaaaatcttttaAGTGACatcaagtttattttaaaggcatatcagacaaagcaaaacatgatCATCTGAATATACTGTGCTCACATCACATAAGTCCAGCTGTTATGGGAATGTATATGCAACAGATGTTGGATACAGCCTCCAGCAGACAGATCTTACTGCTATAATTGCTATCCCATTACTATATTGCTATTTAGCACACTCAATATTTTGAGATACTGTATTTACTGAATAGAGGGATCAGATGATGCTGTGGATTCCAATTCCACTTGGCAGGCAGaataatgaacttttttttttttttaataaaaaatgtgtttcttgaaTGAATATCTCCTTCAGACAGCTTAAGTGTACAGCTCATTGGAATCAGAAAACTAAACCAGCACTGTACTAATTTTATCATAGCAAATTGTATCAGCAGCATAATTAAATGTGGTAATTCTAAATAAAGATGTCTGACTTCATTTATAAGCAAGGCAGCTCATTTCTCTATGCCATCAACACAAGGAACATGTTTGAGGGATAATACCAACTGCAGCTGATTAGGTTTGGCATTTCAGAATTGTTAGTAGAGACAGATTCCCCACTCACCACCTTCTACTGTCTT contains:
- the MARCHF1 gene encoding E3 ubiquitin-protein ligase MARCHF1 isoform X3 gives rise to the protein MLGWCQAIARNPHRLPNSTRTPEVSGDASHNSSLNDKSPGRSTSRSSNISKASSPTTGTAPRSQSRLSVCPSTQDICRSTTLHDLSEDELEHATPVMVLTPSNRESGKKQVKRRFRRKRETGDNGEHTEKQGKGKECKLHPEPARSSWKASDSSSSSDESQWAQARRRAREKARMARRGRRNSRSCSNQDWFSKNNAVELVTLGTMGKKKQEVSDPENPTLNHRRRRVPKLKESQSSVSSQEARISSRKCGKSKGKSYYRDRQPASFLRHGRGSKEHFADAGSGSDALAVPDNRAPAGAGSGVTDAVQKPPVLCDDWSDDLEVCRICHCEGDDESPLITPCRCTGTLRFVHQACLHQWIKSSDTRCCELCKYDFIMETKLKPLRKWEKLQMTTSERRKIVCSVTFHIIAITCVVWSLYVLIDRTAEEIKQGNDNGKKIHQHTKP